In Palleronia sp. LCG004, a single window of DNA contains:
- a CDS encoding glycosyltransferase: MNVIAVIPARDESARLPAALAALRREGVTAIVVANGCRDATAAVAHKHGAFVIETPPLAGGVGEARAIGLEIALLRRPSWVMTTDADCTLAHGTATVLARALDDAEAAFGRVVPDAGEFANLPAAVRQHGLLEDRRDSLRALIDGIMAALPWNPTPCHGQSPGALIAWRPDAYRASGGIAPLPREEDRRMAVALSAARLRVARPWDAVVVASCRLRGRAPGGMATTIAARTRADLSAETAALDDECSALEHRLAMLLPPSAWPALPARYEGVCDVLAVRQTAI, encoded by the coding sequence ATGAACGTGATCGCGGTGATCCCCGCGCGTGATGAATCCGCTCGCCTGCCCGCGGCTTTGGCGGCTCTGCGCCGCGAAGGCGTGACGGCGATCGTCGTCGCCAATGGCTGCCGCGACGCGACGGCGGCGGTGGCCCACAAGCACGGAGCCTTCGTCATTGAGACGCCCCCTCTCGCCGGAGGTGTAGGTGAAGCACGCGCCATCGGGCTCGAAATAGCCCTCCTGCGACGGCCATCCTGGGTCATGACTACCGACGCAGACTGTACCCTGGCCCATGGCACGGCCACAGTCCTTGCCCGTGCGCTGGACGACGCCGAAGCCGCCTTCGGGCGCGTGGTGCCTGACGCGGGCGAGTTCGCGAACCTGCCCGCGGCGGTACGGCAGCACGGTCTCCTCGAAGATCGGCGCGATTCTCTCCGTGCGCTCATCGACGGCATTATGGCGGCGCTTCCTTGGAACCCGACCCCATGCCATGGCCAGAGCCCCGGTGCCCTGATCGCATGGCGGCCGGATGCGTACCGGGCTTCGGGCGGGATCGCCCCTCTCCCCCGGGAAGAGGATCGGCGCATGGCCGTCGCGCTGTCGGCTGCAAGGTTGCGGGTGGCGCGACCTTGGGATGCCGTCGTGGTCGCCTCCTGCCGCCTTCGGGGCCGTGCGCCCGGGGGGATGGCCACAACCATTGCCGCGCGCACGCGTGCCGACTTATCTGCTGAAACTGCGGCTCTTGATGACGAATGTTCAGCACTCGAGCATCGTCTTGCTATGCTGCTGCCTCCCAGTGCGTGGCCTGCACTTCCTGCGCGTTACGAGGGTGTATGCGATGTACTCGCGGTCAGGCAAACTGCGATATGA
- a CDS encoding SAM-dependent methyltransferase — translation MTAPVAAGRAHLLGLYAETDDPWNFRSSSFEAERFAAVLNALPRSNYESALELGCGNGELSRRIAPRCLSYTGLDAVPTALAAARKVVPNGLFVEGFLPCPLPGTMHDLVLLSEVLYFLAADAIRDVAGRIDAAWPRADVVTVTWRGPTGHLLSGEDAFAEYSNATQRQSHTVETDRRYRIAVFAPLPLPSP, via the coding sequence ATGACCGCCCCGGTAGCTGCGGGGCGGGCGCACCTGCTGGGCCTCTATGCCGAGACGGACGACCCATGGAACTTCCGCTCATCAAGCTTCGAGGCTGAACGTTTTGCGGCAGTCTTGAATGCCCTGCCCCGATCGAATTACGAAAGCGCGCTTGAACTCGGTTGTGGCAACGGTGAGCTTTCCCGTCGCATCGCACCACGATGTCTTAGTTATACCGGCCTCGATGCCGTACCGACAGCGTTGGCAGCGGCACGCAAGGTCGTGCCGAATGGTCTCTTCGTCGAGGGGTTCCTGCCATGCCCGTTGCCCGGGACAATGCACGATCTCGTGCTGCTGAGTGAGGTTCTCTATTTCCTTGCGGCCGACGCGATCCGAGACGTTGCAGGACGCATCGACGCAGCATGGCCACGTGCCGACGTGGTGACGGTCACGTGGCGCGGTCCGACTGGTCACCTGCTCAGCGGCGAGGATGCATTCGCCGAATATTCGAACGCGACGCAACGCCAATCCCATACGGTCGAGACCGACAGACGCTACCGCATCGCCGTCTTCGCCCCCCTTCCCCTGCCATCGCCATGA
- a CDS encoding PIG-L family deacetylase: MTLADLLEGEAPLLVLAPHPDDESLGCGLLLAERWAQGRFTHVVCLTDGAASHPHSLLWPHARLAAVRHGELTEAVRRLGGTPARDVTWLGFPDAALHRLYGPGADLAHVLTGLCDRLGVDTLLFPSPDDPHCDHQAGAEAAARVGVWRTGLQLWHYPVWSRWSALEAGKDLPGLRLDLPKRRDAKRRALAAHRSQMGLVVTDDPDGFEMPPGFAERFISEAELFVPVSA, encoded by the coding sequence ATGACTCTCGCGGATCTGTTGGAGGGCGAAGCACCACTCCTCGTACTGGCCCCGCATCCCGACGACGAGTCACTTGGATGCGGGTTGCTGCTCGCCGAACGATGGGCGCAAGGGCGTTTCACGCATGTCGTATGCCTGACTGATGGCGCGGCCTCCCATCCGCATTCTCTGCTCTGGCCCCACGCGCGCCTTGCTGCGGTACGGCATGGCGAACTGACTGAAGCCGTACGCCGGCTCGGCGGAACGCCTGCCCGGGACGTGACATGGCTTGGCTTTCCCGATGCGGCGTTGCACAGGCTTTACGGGCCGGGTGCCGATCTGGCGCATGTCCTGACAGGACTATGCGATCGACTGGGTGTAGACACACTCCTCTTCCCGTCACCGGACGATCCCCATTGCGACCACCAAGCAGGCGCGGAAGCGGCAGCGAGGGTTGGCGTTTGGCGCACCGGTTTGCAGCTCTGGCATTATCCGGTCTGGTCCCGCTGGAGTGCCTTGGAGGCGGGCAAAGATCTGCCGGGTTTGCGGCTGGATCTGCCCAAGCGCCGGGATGCCAAGCGTCGGGCGCTTGCCGCGCATCGAAGCCAGATGGGCCTCGTAGTCACCGACGATCCCGACGGATTCGAGATGCCACCGGGTTTTGCCGAACGCTTCATCAGCGAAGCCGAGCTCTTTGTACCGGTATCGGCATGA
- a CDS encoding acyl-CoA dehydrogenase yields MLPSPEGHGLGWAHGTARPLSNLLRVIGAADLALARLVEGHVNAAVLVEIHGDRQVREAMRTAVRRGVLLGVWGAEGPEPLEWRDHGGGGFALIGSKRYASGLGHVGLAVLTARATRDAPIRMFLAPADDPNRYDHDAWTASAMRATRSGGFDATGIILEEAECIGKAGALMTEPWFEGGVWRYCAAHVGGAEGLIARWTDMLRRMERLDDPIQRNRLGRAMADATAARAVVEAAAEAVEAASHAPPEAVERAVAHSLLAREAVESACTRILALCERSLGMAAQDIRDPLDRMRRDLSLFLRQAAPDAKLDRAVRTVTETGLEALR; encoded by the coding sequence GTGCTACCTTCGCCCGAAGGACACGGTCTCGGGTGGGCGCATGGGACGGCCCGTCCGCTTTCGAACCTGCTACGCGTCATCGGGGCTGCCGACCTAGCGCTCGCGCGGCTCGTCGAGGGGCATGTCAACGCGGCTGTCCTAGTCGAGATACATGGCGACCGCCAGGTCCGCGAAGCGATGCGGACAGCAGTGCGCCGTGGCGTGCTACTTGGCGTATGGGGAGCCGAAGGTCCCGAACCGCTCGAATGGCGGGACCATGGCGGGGGCGGCTTCGCACTCATTGGAAGCAAGCGCTACGCGTCGGGTCTCGGCCATGTCGGCCTCGCCGTCCTGACTGCTCGCGCGACACGGGACGCCCCCATAAGGATGTTCCTGGCCCCAGCAGACGACCCAAATCGCTACGACCACGACGCATGGACGGCTTCCGCCATGCGTGCCACCCGATCCGGCGGCTTTGACGCCACGGGGATTATCCTTGAGGAGGCGGAATGCATCGGCAAGGCTGGAGCTTTGATGACCGAGCCTTGGTTCGAAGGCGGGGTTTGGCGCTATTGTGCGGCGCATGTGGGCGGCGCGGAGGGCCTCATCGCGCGCTGGACTGACATGCTACGGCGGATGGAACGCCTCGACGATCCCATTCAGCGCAACCGTTTGGGTCGCGCCATGGCCGATGCGACGGCTGCCCGCGCCGTGGTCGAAGCGGCAGCCGAAGCGGTGGAAGCAGCAAGTCACGCGCCCCCAGAAGCCGTCGAGCGGGCGGTGGCGCATAGCCTTCTCGCGCGCGAAGCCGTGGAAAGCGCCTGCACCCGTATCCTTGCGCTCTGTGAACGTTCGCTCGGTATGGCCGCTCAGGACATTCGGGATCCGCTCGACCGGATGCGGCGGGACCTGTCGCTGTTCCTGCGTCAGGCCGCGCCCGACGCCAAGCTCGATCGCGCCGTCCGGACTGTCACGGAAACCGGGCTGGAGGCGCTCCGATGA
- a CDS encoding Crp/Fnr family transcriptional regulator, with protein MTKQLETHLARRNALSEEERTALRDMPVERRTYAHAERIVAEGLAPEGSCMLVDGMAMRVHRVGRTERVVSALHVPGDFVDLHSFLLDHLDHDIVAIGPCMIDFVASDHLEALTRDYPRLARLLWRATLIDAKMHRVWIVTRAALRGTQRIGHLICELHARLAAVGLTRESTFAMPLDQRGLAQVLGYSVVHVNHAVRDLRAEGLLEWAGGRIHLPNPEGLARFADFDPAYLELHNAELQARKLV; from the coding sequence ATGACGAAACAGCTCGAAACACATCTCGCGCGCAGAAATGCATTGTCGGAGGAAGAGCGCACCGCCTTGCGCGACATGCCGGTCGAACGGCGCACCTATGCCCATGCCGAAAGGATCGTTGCCGAAGGGCTTGCACCCGAAGGAAGTTGCATGCTGGTGGATGGCATGGCAATGCGGGTCCACCGAGTAGGGCGGACCGAACGTGTCGTGAGCGCGCTCCACGTGCCCGGCGACTTCGTGGATCTGCACTCGTTCCTGCTCGATCATCTCGATCATGACATCGTGGCCATAGGGCCCTGCATGATCGACTTCGTCGCGAGCGATCACCTCGAAGCACTGACCCGAGATTATCCGCGCCTCGCGCGCCTGCTCTGGCGCGCCACACTTATCGACGCAAAGATGCACCGCGTTTGGATCGTGACGCGGGCGGCGCTCCGCGGCACGCAACGGATCGGCCACCTAATCTGCGAGTTGCACGCACGCCTCGCAGCTGTGGGTTTGACGAGAGAATCCACTTTCGCGATGCCCTTGGACCAGCGCGGCTTGGCCCAGGTGCTGGGCTATTCGGTTGTGCATGTGAACCACGCCGTCAGGGATCTGCGCGCCGAAGGTCTTCTCGAATGGGCCGGCGGACGTATCCATTTGCCGAACCCCGAGGGGTTGGCACGTTTCGCCGATTTCGACCCGGCCTACCTCGAACTTCACAACGCCGAGCTACAGGCACGTAAACTAGTTTAA
- a CDS encoding trehalose-6-phosphate synthase: protein MPSALPRSFASHNLSGGRGSHASSVSSATMPLGYANSVLWPLCHHRTDLLALERRFAEGYLAVNARIARMLAEITGPEDLIWIHDYHFLPLAYELRRLGVRARLGLFLHIPFPTSSDIASLNERDEFYRWIASYDLVGLQTEADVARCLEVYRGHACGELLFNGRVKLGDRKFEVRSFPIGIDSEAFTSVASTPLSHDPVHIRAGAKMIIGVDRLDYSKGIPHRIRGFAKFLEARDPSLPRATLIQITPPSREVIASYQEITRELEALTGRINGQYGEIDWTPIRLIVRSVPRETLAPLYRLASVGLVTPLADGMNLVAKEYVAAQDPQDPGVLILSRSAGAAEQMTEALIVNPHDSEEVADAIEQGLSMPLDERCERHAALMEVVRDTDVFVWGARFVDKLAAPNG, encoded by the coding sequence ATGCCCTCGGCACTGCCGAGATCGTTCGCGTCGCATAACCTCAGCGGGGGAAGGGGAAGTCATGCCTCAAGCGTGAGTTCTGCAACAATGCCCCTCGGATATGCGAATTCCGTTCTCTGGCCGCTCTGCCATCATCGGACGGATCTCCTCGCACTCGAACGGCGCTTTGCCGAGGGTTATCTTGCTGTTAACGCGCGGATCGCCCGAATGCTCGCAGAGATTACCGGCCCCGAGGATCTGATCTGGATCCACGATTACCACTTCCTCCCCCTTGCCTACGAGCTGCGACGGTTGGGCGTCCGGGCCCGTCTGGGATTATTTCTCCATATCCCATTCCCCACATCCTCGGACATCGCATCCCTCAACGAGCGCGACGAATTCTATCGCTGGATCGCCTCCTACGACCTGGTTGGTCTCCAGACAGAAGCGGATGTCGCGCGTTGCCTCGAAGTATATCGCGGTCATGCCTGCGGAGAGTTGCTCTTCAACGGTCGGGTAAAGCTCGGAGACCGAAAGTTCGAAGTTCGCTCCTTCCCGATCGGAATTGACAGCGAAGCATTCACTTCGGTCGCAAGCACGCCGCTTTCCCATGACCCAGTACATATCCGGGCGGGTGCCAAAATGATCATCGGCGTGGATCGGCTCGACTACTCAAAGGGAATCCCCCATCGCATACGTGGGTTCGCAAAGTTCCTCGAAGCGCGTGACCCTTCTTTGCCACGCGCCACGCTTATCCAGATCACGCCCCCCTCGCGCGAGGTCATCGCCTCCTATCAGGAAATCACACGCGAGCTCGAGGCACTGACAGGACGCATCAACGGGCAGTACGGCGAGATCGACTGGACGCCGATCCGGCTCATCGTACGAAGCGTTCCACGCGAGACGCTCGCGCCCCTTTATCGGCTGGCTTCCGTCGGATTGGTGACACCTCTCGCAGACGGCATGAACCTTGTCGCCAAGGAATACGTAGCCGCACAGGATCCTCAGGATCCGGGCGTCTTGATCCTGTCGCGGTCGGCCGGGGCAGCCGAGCAGATGACCGAAGCTCTGATCGTCAACCCCCATGATTCCGAAGAAGTCGCCGACGCAATTGAACAGGGTCTCTCTATGCCGCTCGACGAACGGTGTGAGCGCCATGCCGCACTGATGGAAGTCGTCCGCGATACCGACGTTTTTGTCTGGGGGGCGCGCTTCGTCGACAAGTTGGCAGCACCTAATGGATGA
- a CDS encoding IS5 family transposase, giving the protein MSKPSPARYRTTNWSSYNAALRKRGSMLIWIDREMAWLAPHKGRLGRPPVFSDAAIQFCLSVKVLFKLPLRQTAGMVASLLRLAGLNWSVPDFSTLCRRQKTLAVQIPYRCSDGPLNLLVDSTGIKFLGDGEWQARKHGAQGRRQWRKVHLAMDTATSDIRAVEFTPSRDGDSPILPELLGQIPEDEQIGTVTADGAYDTRRCHAAIADRQATPIIPIRRNGRAWKEDGPAAKARNETLRATKHYGRAFWKYWTGYHARSRVEAKMRCLKAFGERIAARDPDRQTAEIHIRVALMNRFNALGTAEIVRVA; this is encoded by the coding sequence ATGAGCAAGCCTTCCCCCGCCCGCTACCGCACGACGAACTGGTCCAGCTACAACGCTGCCTTGCGCAAGCGCGGCTCAATGCTGATCTGGATAGACCGGGAGATGGCTTGGCTGGCGCCGCATAAAGGTCGGCTCGGACGTCCACCCGTCTTCTCAGATGCCGCTATCCAGTTTTGTCTGTCGGTCAAAGTTCTCTTCAAGCTGCCCTTGCGACAGACCGCCGGTATGGTGGCCAGCCTGCTCCGGTTGGCGGGGCTGAACTGGTCCGTCCCCGACTTCAGCACCCTGTGCCGCAGGCAAAAGACCTTGGCGGTCCAGATCCCGTATCGCTGCTCCGATGGCCCGCTCAACTTGCTCGTGGATAGCACGGGCATCAAGTTCCTCGGCGACGGTGAGTGGCAGGCGCGCAAGCATGGCGCCCAAGGCCGTCGTCAGTGGCGCAAGGTGCATCTCGCCATGGATACGGCCACTTCCGACATCCGGGCCGTCGAGTTCACTCCAAGCCGCGATGGCGACAGCCCGATCCTACCCGAGCTACTCGGCCAGATCCCCGAGGACGAGCAGATCGGCACGGTGACCGCCGACGGTGCCTACGACACACGTCGCTGCCATGCTGCTATCGCCGACCGGCAAGCCACACCGATCATCCCGATCCGGAGAAACGGGCGCGCCTGGAAGGAAGACGGCCCGGCAGCGAAGGCGCGGAACGAGACGCTGCGCGCCACGAAGCATTACGGCAGAGCATTCTGGAAGTACTGGACCGGATACCACGCACGCAGCCGCGTGGAGGCGAAAATGCGATGCCTCAAAGCATTCGGCGAACGCATAGCCGCAAGAGACCCTGACCGCCAAACCGCCGAGATCCACATTCGCGTCGCACTCATGAACCGCTTCAATGCCCTCGGCACTGCCGAGATCGTTCGCGTCGCATAA
- a CDS encoding Gfo/Idh/MocA family oxidoreductase produces the protein MLGVGIVGAGMVADVNWRALRDLDDLVSIVGVHNRSSERLKKFCSERSLEPFEDLDDLLGHPDVDVILVLTPPNARREIVRKATEEGKHILLEKPIERDLDAATDLVETAEKAGVTLGVIFQHRFREASEELRRQIQAGRLGKLVCAMVEVPWWRPQSYYDEPGRGTYERDGGGVLINQAIHTLDLMLSYTGPVSEVSALSATTTLHDMEAEDFVSAGIRFASGAVGSVVATTAAYPGGSESITLQFENASLKLQSGTLTTSWQNGEVETFGETATTGGGADPMAFPHDWHSSAQRDFFVAVGAGRQPTVDGAEALKVHRLIDAMTRSSSEGRTIILEDTNLEQG, from the coding sequence ATGCTTGGAGTAGGCATTGTCGGGGCCGGGATGGTTGCCGATGTGAACTGGCGGGCGCTCAGGGATCTCGATGATCTCGTAAGTATTGTCGGAGTGCATAATCGCAGTTCGGAAAGGTTGAAGAAGTTCTGTTCGGAACGATCGCTCGAGCCGTTCGAAGATCTCGACGACCTTCTGGGTCATCCCGACGTCGATGTCATACTCGTGCTGACCCCGCCCAACGCGCGGCGCGAGATCGTTCGGAAGGCAACGGAAGAGGGAAAGCATATTTTGCTGGAGAAGCCGATCGAACGGGATCTCGACGCCGCGACGGATCTTGTGGAAACAGCCGAGAAGGCCGGCGTAACGCTCGGGGTCATCTTTCAGCATCGCTTCAGGGAAGCCTCGGAAGAGCTTCGTCGGCAGATCCAGGCAGGGCGGCTCGGAAAGCTGGTCTGCGCGATGGTCGAGGTGCCTTGGTGGCGCCCACAATCCTATTACGACGAGCCAGGGCGCGGAACCTACGAGCGTGACGGTGGCGGCGTTTTGATCAATCAGGCAATCCATACGCTCGATCTCATGCTGTCTTACACGGGACCGGTCTCCGAGGTCTCGGCGCTTTCGGCAACGACCACCCTTCACGATATGGAGGCCGAGGATTTCGTTTCCGCTGGGATACGGTTCGCGTCCGGTGCGGTCGGATCTGTCGTTGCAACGACGGCCGCCTATCCGGGTGGTTCGGAATCTATCACCCTGCAGTTCGAGAACGCTTCTCTCAAGCTGCAATCGGGAACGCTGACAACGTCCTGGCAAAATGGAGAGGTCGAGACGTTCGGTGAAACCGCCACGACGGGCGGTGGTGCCGATCCCATGGCGTTCCCGCACGATTGGCATTCTTCGGCTCAGCGCGATTTTTTCGTAGCCGTCGGGGCTGGCCGCCAACCGACCGTGGACGGGGCCGAAGCACTCAAGGTGCATCGATTGATCGACGCGATGACACGGTCGTCGTCGGAAGGACGCACGATAATATTGGAGGATACGAACCTTGAGCAAGGATGA
- a CDS encoding Gfo/Idh/MocA family oxidoreductase, with translation MSKDDIVIGVVGIDHRHIYGMLEGMLSEGATCKGWWTEGEPQTIEGFVKRFGEIPRVEDRESLLKDPDIDMILIASPPHERADRSVEAMENGKDVMLDKPGCVKLSELERIEETVARTKRIWSIDFSERFEVPAAYKALEIVRTGVLGRIVQTVSVGPHRLNAPTRPDWFFDKSLYGGILGDIGTHQIDQFLAFTGSTEAEIVSSTIGNFANEDHPDFEDFGEVLLRSEHAQGYFRVDWYTPDALPNWGDGRLFVLGTNGYIELRKYVDVEGRPGTDHLFMVTNDESKYIDCADVERTYFSDLKRDVIDRTEHAASFEHTATVMRLALQAQAEAHVRWGHGIRGRSEPLRVRARVR, from the coding sequence TTGAGCAAGGATGACATCGTCATCGGCGTGGTCGGCATCGACCACCGTCATATCTATGGAATGCTCGAAGGAATGCTTTCGGAGGGAGCCACCTGCAAGGGATGGTGGACCGAAGGCGAACCGCAGACCATCGAGGGGTTCGTAAAGAGGTTCGGTGAGATACCAAGGGTCGAGGATCGAGAGAGCCTCCTCAAGGATCCCGATATCGACATGATCCTGATTGCATCTCCGCCCCACGAGCGAGCGGATCGGTCGGTCGAGGCGATGGAGAACGGCAAGGACGTGATGCTCGACAAGCCGGGCTGCGTGAAGCTCTCCGAGCTTGAACGCATTGAGGAGACGGTTGCCCGGACGAAACGGATCTGGTCCATCGACTTCTCTGAGCGCTTCGAGGTTCCGGCCGCCTACAAGGCGCTGGAAATCGTCAGGACCGGCGTATTGGGGCGAATCGTGCAGACGGTTTCGGTCGGACCGCATCGCCTGAACGCGCCGACGAGGCCTGACTGGTTCTTCGACAAGTCTCTTTATGGAGGGATCCTGGGGGATATCGGTACGCACCAGATCGACCAGTTTCTCGCTTTCACGGGGTCGACGGAGGCCGAGATCGTCAGTTCGACAATCGGCAACTTCGCCAACGAGGACCACCCCGATTTCGAGGATTTCGGCGAAGTCTTGTTGCGAAGTGAACATGCGCAAGGTTATTTCCGGGTCGACTGGTACACGCCCGACGCCCTGCCGAACTGGGGGGACGGGCGTCTCTTTGTCCTTGGCACCAATGGGTACATCGAACTTCGCAAATACGTGGATGTCGAAGGGCGGCCGGGGACGGATCACCTCTTCATGGTAACCAACGACGAGTCGAAATACATCGACTGTGCGGACGTCGAGCGGACCTATTTCTCCGACCTGAAGCGCGATGTCATAGATCGGACTGAGCATGCAGCGTCCTTCGAACATACCGCAACCGTCATGCGGCTTGCATTGCAGGCCCAGGCGGAAGCGCACGTTCGTTGGGGACATGGCATCCGAGGGCGATCCGAACCTCTAAGGGTTCGCGCAAGGGTCCGTTAG
- a CDS encoding tripartite tricarboxylate transporter permease, which produces MAGARAEISPAAGIRLGTETHHALRLKPDHPIGAGQYAKAKWAAKLRKQYGHGSQEGLIAAETGNNAVVPASMIPALTLVLPGSAAVLMAAMFLQGVRPGPLLLVMNPGFFYQIVAILLTAKIANLLIGLLLKRVFMQLMTIPSERLMAVIAILCVVCSFVITQRMFKVYVTVLFGFPGFLLRELRFPMVPSSLVSCWEIRSM; this is translated from the coding sequence CTGGCCGGCGCCCGGGCGGAGATCAGCCCCGCCGCAGGCATCCGCCTTGGCACGGAAACCCATCATGCACTAAGACTGAAACCGGACCACCCGATAGGGGCAGGCCAGTACGCTAAAGCCAAATGGGCGGCGAAGCTTCGCAAGCAATATGGTCACGGCAGCCAAGAAGGGCTGATTGCAGCCGAGACCGGCAACAACGCAGTCGTGCCGGCGTCGATGATCCCGGCGCTCACGCTCGTACTGCCGGGATCGGCGGCGGTCCTTATGGCGGCGATGTTCCTGCAAGGTGTTCGACCGGGGCCGCTTCTCCTCGTCATGAATCCCGGGTTCTTTTATCAGATCGTCGCGATACTCTTGACGGCGAAGATCGCGAACCTGCTCATAGGGCTTTTACTGAAGAGAGTTTTCATGCAGTTGATGACGATCCCGAGCGAACGGTTGATGGCCGTGATTGCCATCCTCTGTGTCGTATGCTCGTTTGTAATCACTCAGCGGATGTTCAAAGTTTACGTGACGGTTCTATTCGGCTTTCCCGGCTTCCTGTTGAGGGAACTGCGCTTTCCGATGGTACCCTCGTCCTTGGTATCGTGCTGGGAGATTCGCTCAATGTGA